A single window of Rhodospirillales bacterium DNA harbors:
- the eno gene encoding phosphopyruvate hydratase (catalyzes the formation of phosphoenolpyruvate from 2-phospho-D-glycerate in glycolysis) yields ATNAGQIKTGSLSRSDRLAKYNQLLRIEEELGPAARYLGRAAFGI; encoded by the coding sequence GCGACCAACGCCGGCCAGATCAAGACCGGCTCGCTCTCGCGCTCGGACCGGCTCGCCAAATACAACCAGCTTCTCCGCATCGAGGAGGAATTGGGACCCGCCGCTCGGTATTTGGGCCGCGCCGCTTTCGGGATTTAA
- a CDS encoding septum formation initiator family protein, with the protein MIYFAYHAVNGDRGLMAWLELKDRVAAAEESAEAVALQRRAVENRVRLLHPESLDPDMIEERARIVINFVYQGDIVIPDSRMESRPGTEETEKRNSR; encoded by the coding sequence GTGATCTATTTCGCCTACCACGCCGTCAACGGCGATCGCGGGTTGATGGCCTGGCTGGAACTGAAGGACCGGGTCGCGGCGGCCGAGGAATCCGCCGAGGCCGTCGCCCTTCAACGCCGCGCGGTCGAGAACCGGGTGCGCCTTTTGCACCCGGAAAGTCTCGATCCCGACATGATCGAGGAACGCGCCCGCATCGTGATCAATTTCGTCTACCAAGGCGACATCGTAATCCCGGATTCGAGAATGGAATCGCGCCCCGGAACGGAAGAAACCGAGAAAAGGAACAGCCGATGA